The nucleotide sequence TACAAGTCGCAGAGCGACAAGCACAACCGCGTCATGCTCATCGTCGTGACGGATGAGGCGGGTTCCGATTCGGCTCAACTGGAACAGGCGATCGCGAACTGCAGCAAGTACCAGATGCGGTGCTACTGCGTCGGGGATTCCGCCCCGTTCGGCCGGGAAACTGTCGAAACTCAGTTCGAGCTGGAAACGGGTGAAATGGTGATCGGGGTGATGCAGAAAGGCCCTGAATCGTTCTTCCCGGAGCTGGTCCGACTGGGGTTCTGGGGAGCCAACAGTTATGACCTCGATGACATGTCTTCGGGTTTTGGTCCGTACGGTCTGACACGACTCTGTGCGGAAACAAATGGGCTCTATTTCATTGCGGATAACGGACGCGGCCAGCACCGATTCGATCCCGCTGTCATGCGAAACTATGCACCGGACTATCGTCCAATCCCGATGCTCGAACAGGATCTTCGCAAAAACAAGGCGAAATCGTCTCTGGTGGAGGCGTGCGCCGCCGTCGTTAGTGAGACGCAACGCCGCAAGGTACTCAGCATTTCGATGCCGCGGCTCGACTTCAAGTCTGACAACGACACGGTGCTGCGTCAGGAATTGACCGAAGCTCAGAAGCCGATCGCGGATCTGGACTTAAGTCTGGACACCTTGTTGCGCGTGCTTGAGCAGGGTGAAAAGGATCGAGCAAAGATCAAGGAAGCACGCTGGAAGGCGAGCTACGATCTGGCGATGGGCCGCACGCTGGCTCTTCGCGTCCGAGCATTTGGCTATAACACGATGCTGGCGGAAATGAAGTCGAATCCCAAACGATTCGAGAACCCGGGCAGTAATAAATGGAACTTAGTTCCGTCAAAAGAAATTACATCCGGAGCAGCCACAAAGAAGATGGCCGCGAAAGCCAACGAGTACCTGAGTCAGGTGATCGACGATCATCCCGGGACACCGTGGGCACTGCTCGCCGAACGGGAAAAGAGCGTGCCGATGGGATGGGAGTGGAAAGAATCGCATTATGACCCTAATCCCGTCATGACCGTTGGCAATCAGAAGGCGGGTCCGAAATTTATCGAAGTCACCGATCCCGTGACCAAGAAAAAGACGAAAAAAGAAGCTCCTCCTGAACCTGTCCGTCGCGACATCTAAGAGCTCCGGTTAGCTCAGGGGAACTCCTGTCAGCAGACTGCTGCGGTCGGAATCCGAGTGATCTACTCATGTTCGAGAGTCCAGATATGAACTCCCACACCCCGACAGACGGACATCCCGAAACCGAAGGTCGACCTGCGTCTCGAAATTTCCGTTCCAGCGTACTTTCAGGCCTGGCGGTTTCATTTTTTATTCACGCTGCCGCTCTTGTGGCATTGTCGTTCATTGTCTTCAAAGGTCCGATGGACCAGTTGCAGATGATTGTGGATTCTGTTTTCACGGATGAACGGGCTCAAGAAGAATTTAACGAAGACGTAGAACAGTCGACCGAAGCGGCTGAAACCGTGAATTACGTTGCGGGTGCGATGGCGACGAGCGGACTGGCAACGGGGGGGAGCGGAGGACCTGTTGTCGCGCAGCAGAAGCTTGAGGAAGCTTCGAGCCTCCAGGAGCCAACCGTCAAAGTCAACGTGGGCAACATCAGCCTGCCGGGCCTCAATATTATCTCGGACGATTTGGGGTCGGGGCAGGTGACCGGCGATATCGGACGGGTCGTAGAAGGCTACGGCGCGGCGCTCGGCCAGATGACCCAGGAACTGGTTCGGCTGATGCGAGAACAAAAGCTGCTGGTCGTTTGGCTGTTCGATGAATCTGAAAGTATGACCGACGATCAGAAAGAGATCCGCGAACGCTTCTACAAAGTCTATGACGAACTGGGAATCGTGCAGAAGTCGGATGCCAAGCTGAAAATCTCAGACGAGATTATGCTGACTTCGGTGATGAGCTTCGGCGAGGGAATCAACGAACATACGAAGAAA is from Schlesneria sp. DSM 10557 and encodes:
- a CDS encoding vWA domain-containing protein, whose protein sequence is MSTNASQPEVFEMQVESTRIPRSLLLACLISLALHVAFLGTLGLIKLAQKVDLMSTITTVMDQEDDDPLQHKFDTAMSEQVGNEGDANTFSASQEASTVLSKDAQVEIEKTVDSNFTVATPVVDELPQPAKSDVLAAVATSGATEHVGGVEGAIDRLSWEIANSLREKKTLVVWLFDVSPSLSGRRAQIADRVENVYKQLTQLDVGADTALRSAVAIFDEKCTIVTEKPVDDPAELVKVVRKIKSETNSSGIENTFSAVNQVANRYKSQSDKHNRVMLIVVTDEAGSDSAQLEQAIANCSKYQMRCYCVGDSAPFGRETVETQFELETGEMVIGVMQKGPESFFPELVRLGFWGANSYDLDDMSSGFGPYGLTRLCAETNGLYFIADNGRGQHRFDPAVMRNYAPDYRPIPMLEQDLRKNKAKSSLVEACAAVVSETQRRKVLSISMPRLDFKSDNDTVLRQELTEAQKPIADLDLSLDTLLRVLEQGEKDRAKIKEARWKASYDLAMGRTLALRVRAFGYNTMLAEMKSNPKRFENPGSNKWNLVPSKEITSGAATKKMAAKANEYLSQVIDDHPGTPWALLAEREKSVPMGWEWKESHYDPNPVMTVGNQKAGPKFIEVTDPVTKKKTKKEAPPEPVRRDI